Proteins from one Borrelia parkeri genomic window:
- a CDS encoding variable large family protein has product MMKRITFCALLMTLFLLLGCGSGSTKTEDPKTTFLTSIANLGKGFLDVFTSLSDMITGAFGIKADTKKEDIGAYFTKIAETMTSVKKKLQEEVANNGNYLKLKTVVNTFITNTLDKIAEGAKTAASGATTDAAIGGAPTAGQDASPAEVASVNALVKGIKTMVEVVLKKDEGNSGATKTAEEQQKSIGKLFGTNAADGTEAHGAAASASIGAVSGADILKAIASSAEAGTGEIKVETAKNAAEIAAAKAEAAKEITIESAKKDAVIAAGIALRAMAKGGKFAAKNNEEKSAHAVNGAAASAVGKTLSTLIIAIRNTVDSGLKTISDALATVKQEDKSVEATTPAETATSGQ; this is encoded by the coding sequence ATAATGAAAAGAATTACTTTTTGTGCGTTATTAATGACTTTATTTTTACTTCTTGGTTGTGGCAGTGGCAGTACTAAGACGGAAGATCCTAAAACCACTTTCTTAACTTCTATTGCTAATTTGGGTAAAGGGTTCTTAGATGTTTTTACTTCCCTTTCTGATATGATCACTGGGGCTTTTGGTATTAAGGCTGACACTAAAAAGGAAGATATTGGAGCTTATTTCACTAAAATTGCAGAGACTATGACATCTGTTAAAAAGAAATTACAAGAGGAAGTTGCTAATAATGGAAATTACTTGAAACTTAAGACAGTTGTTAATACGTTTATCACTAACACATTAGATAAAATTGCTGAAGGAGCTAAAACAGCAGCTAGTGGGGCTACAACTGATGCTGCTATTGGTGGTGCTCCTACTGCGGGTCAAGATGCGTCACCTGCAGAAGTTGCAAGTGTAAATGCTCTTGTTAAAGGAATTAAAACAATGGTTGAAGTGGTGCTAAAAAAGGATGAGGGTAATTCAGGGGCTACTAAAACTGCTGAAGAACAGCAAAAATCAATTGGTAAGTTATTTGGTACTAACGCTGCTGATGGGACAGAAGCACATGGAGCAGCTGCTAGTGCTTCAATTGGAGCAGTAAGTGGTGCTGACATCTTAAAAGCTATTGCTAGCTCTGCTGAGGCTGGTACTGGTGAGATTAAAGTTGAGACAGCAAAGAATGCTGCTGAGATTGCTGCTGCTAAGGCAGAAGCCGCTAAAGAGATTACAATAGAATCAGCAAAGAAAGATGCAGTTATTGCTGCGGGTATAGCACTGCGAGCAATGGCTAAGGGTGGTAAATTTGCTGCTAAGAATAATGAAGAGAAATCAGCTCATGCAGTTAATGGTGCAGCTGCTAGTGCTGTTGGTAAGACTTTAAGTACCCTTATTATTGCTATTAGGAATACTGTTGATAGTGGTTTAAAGACAATAAGTGATGCTCTTGCTACAGTTAAACAAGAAGATAAATCTGTAGAAGCTACTACACCCGCAGAAACAGCAACTAGTGGACAGTAA
- a CDS encoding variable large family protein, producing the protein MMKRITFCALLMTLFLLMSCGSGSAKVEDPKTTFLNSIANLGKGFLDVFTSLSDMVAGAFGIKADTKKSDIGQYFTDIANTMNTVKKKLQTEVAKNGNYSKLKSVVDTFITGTLDKIAEGAETAASGLKDANSNLGAIEKADDNSKGANAISVGNLVKGIKTIVNVVLKPNEGDGVKDVTNPLDDDKKKIGKLFGDKTGNGAEEKHIAAASASIGAVTGSDILKAIAKSSDQSVSGKASEAKDSAGLAMANGDSTETTDLNAAAKKDAVIAAGIVLRSMAKDGKFIVKDTAANKTEAEAAKGVAANAVNKTLSTLIIAIRNTVDSGLKTISDTLATVTQEDKSVDSTTPAEAATSVQQQ; encoded by the coding sequence ATAATGAAAAGAATTACTTTTTGTGCGTTATTAATGACTTTATTTTTACTTATGAGTTGTGGTAGTGGTAGTGCTAAGGTGGAGGATCCTAAAACCACTTTCTTAAATTCTATTGCTAATTTAGGTAAAGGGTTCTTAGATGTTTTTACTTCCCTTTCTGATATGGTTGCTGGTGCTTTTGGTATTAAAGCAGATACTAAAAAATCTGATATTGGTCAGTATTTCACTGATATTGCAAACACTATGAACACAGTTAAAAAGAAATTACAGACAGAAGTTGCTAAGAATGGCAATTACTCAAAACTTAAATCAGTTGTTGATACGTTTATTACAGGCACATTAGACAAGATCGCAGAAGGGGCTGAAACAGCTGCTAGTGGTCTTAAAGATGCTAATAGTAATTTGGGAGCTATAGAAAAAGCTGATGATAATAGTAAAGGAGCAAATGCAATTAGTGTAGGAAATCTAGTTAAAGGAATAAAAACTATAGTAAATGTGGTTTTAAAACCAAATGAAGGTGATGGGGTAAAAGATGTAACTAATCCTCTTGATGACGATAAGAAAAAAATAGGAAAACTATTTGGTGATAAAACCGGTAATGGAGCAGAAGAGAAACATATAGCTGCTGCTAGTGCTTCAATTGGTGCAGTGACTGGGTCTGATATACTAAAAGCTATTGCTAAGTCTAGTGATCAATCAGTTTCTGGTAAGGCAAGTGAGGCAAAAGATTCAGCAGGGCTTGCAATGGCTAATGGTGATTCAACTGAAACTACTGACTTAAATGCAGCAGCAAAGAAAGATGCAGTTATTGCTGCTGGTATAGTCCTAAGGTCTATGGCTAAGGATGGTAAATTTATTGTTAAGGATACTGCTGCAAATAAAACTGAGGCTGAGGCAGCTAAAGGGGTTGCTGCTAATGCTGTAAACAAAACTTTAAGTACTTTAATAATAGCAATAAGAAATACTGTTGATAGTGGTTTAAAGACAATTAGTGATACTCTTGCTACAGTTACACAAGAAGATAAGTCTGTAGATTCTACTACACCTGCAGAAGCAGCAACTAGTGTACAGCAACAATAA